The window AGTTACGTGCCAAAAGAATATATCGAAAAACTAAATCTGATTGGCAAATATTTGTAAACCGTACTCACGAAATTTAGCAAGTTCTTCACAATCAAAACGTGATAAGACATTCAAAAACTAAATAGAGTCCCATCCAATGCAGACTTCATAAAAATCAGgatattaaaataaaaacaagcTCCCAAAACTTCGTTAAAGTCGAATTAAGAGATAAGCTACACAAAAAGATAATAAGGGAAAACGATATAGGGACTGCCGTTTGGCcataattttcttttactttgttttcgaatttttttttgaaatcaatgTTTGAtcatgaaaatttcaaattttacttaagttgaattttgaaaatttgaaaaataccgtaaagttatttttcaaaattttcatttctagttactcataaaaattcaaaaatagatcCAAATTTTATTTATGTCCAagcataattttaatttttaaataatatttttacttataattatttttgttattttttttctgaaatttcaCAATTATTATGTCCATACACCCACTTAATAGGGTTCAATTCATAGAAGAGAACACATTAATTTAGGATTCTAAACCACGTGTCCTTCATGCTTACATCATGACCCGACCCATtatcttttcaatcaatttatACTCTCACTCCAACCTTTTCCTCTGCATTCTTCTGCAAACCAAAAACAGAAAAGTTTCGAAAACTTTCTCCATTTCTTCATCAACCACAGCTTTTCTATTTTCTCAAAAAATGGCTTCCAAAATGAACTCATTTGCTCTTTTTTGCCTTGTTTTAATGTGGGCTTTTTCCTCTACGACTGTAGAATCAGCATCTCGCCAGGCAGCGCCTGCTCCAGCGGTGGACTGCAACAACTTGGTACTGAACTTGGCTGACTGTTTGTCATTTGTTACAAATGGTAGTACAGAGAAGAAGCCACAAGGTACTTGCTGTTCAGGCTTGAAAATGGTGTTGAAAACAGACGCTGAATGTCTCTGTGAGGGTTTCAAAAACAGCGCTCAGTTGGGTGTTGTTCTTAATGTCACTAAGGCTATGGCTCTTCCTGCTGCTTGCCATGTTTCTGCTCCTTCTGTTAGCAACTGTGGATGTGAGTTTTCCTTATAAacatttttttggcttttttctcTTGGATTTTTTACTAGAAAAACATTTTCCCTAGCATTTGTGTGCTTTCTGCTTCCCACGAATAATCAGATTTGTTTTTAACTTAAAATTTTGTAATGTTGAAAATAATTGTatcgttttttttgttttgtatttgtaCAGTGACTACTGACACTGGAGCTGCCCCTGGTACGTACAGATCTAGCTTATAAGTATTAGTTATATTTTACTAGAATTCTTTTTTATGTCGGTTTGACTGTGGTCTTTTTGTTTGAGCTAAATGATTTCTGCAACGTGGTTAAATTAGTTCAAGTATAACGTAACATTCTTAATATTTGTagacataaaaatattatctGATGAGTGGTTAATTGCTAGATCTTGACCTCTAGTTGAATACCCTGTAATGAGATGTGGAAAGAAGGCAATTATTACTATTGAGAATATTTTGTTTCGTATTATTTTGAGTATATTCTTGTTTTATTGGTATACTGTTCACTTTCACGTGATGTGGGCGTTGCGCGGGTATGTCCGTGAGTACCCAAATCTTAAAAAACTGTACAgtaaaaagaagtaaaaagaatCCCTAATAAAGTGTgttcaatatatattatataccattaaaatctaatattttacatatatatattgtgtaATTTTTTGATGAAGGGCTTGGGATTATGTAGCTTCGCCCCTGCATTCAATTGAACGTCTGTTTTGCATTAGTCCTAATTTGATCTTCAACAATTGGCTGGACCAATTTCTCTGGTTGAGGttagatactatatataaaacTATAAGACATGAATATATGGGAGTGCATTTCGGTTCTATAAAATGTATGCTTTTTGTTAATACTTAATTATTCTCCACGGGAAGTGGCCTATAGTTTAGGAGTATAATGAGTTCATCAGCTTTTGTTAAACGATTTCCTTATGATTTGATTTGTTAAGGGGTAAGCAATATTCAGTTTAAGCTGAACAAACTGGCCGAACTGAAAAGGTATTTTACAATAAGTACAGTCTTACAATTTTGACGTTGCAAATTTTAGTTTTCTCCATGCTCATTGGGTTTTTAATCCCGATGTGGGGCTTAAATCACTTTATTTAAATGAGTTGAGGTGTCTAGTTGAAACTCCGTGTAGTAGAGGGGCTGGATGACAGAACTGTGAGTATGACTATTTGGCTATTTGGCCTTTTAATTATCTAGAAGATGTGCATGTATATAACAGGGATATCATTATCCCTGTTGTAGTGGATTTGAAACCATGAGAATGTTGCATTTCCTATGTAGAAAGATCAAATGTATTTTGTTTACTATAGATGATGAAATACAACAAGTTCTCATATTGTACCAAGTGTAAGAACAGTTGGCAGTGgatttaattctattattttcTGATGCAGCTCTTTCTCCAATTGCTGTATCTCCTACCACATCAGCGGCAGTTGCTCCAACCATTGCCGAAGGTGCTAGTGAAGTTGCTCCGGCACCAGCTCCAGGAAGCTCCGATTCTACTACACTTGGTCTATCCATTGGGCAATTGGTTCTGACCGTAATGGCTGTAGCTTTCTCTTGGTTCTAAACATATTCAAGGATTGTGGTTTTTTGCTGGTTCTTAGCACATTTTAGGATTGTGTTCTGCGGGGAAACAGCGGAGATATTGTTGTGGTGTTTTGTTTTTGAACCTTGCTATTGGGTGCACTCTAATTCTATAAGTAGAGGTAGGCAATTTGTGAGACCAGCGTAAATAGTGATGACATGCAGTGTCACTTGTTTTTGTTATGAGTTTTTTATTTGGATGATTTCTCCTACTTTTGTTTTCGTTTGTGTTTCATTTAAATTGGTTCTCGATATTATTGCCCccaaaaaaaaagacttttacaAGTGTCCAAGTAAAATGGATTAGTTTTTGCTGCTGCGAACTGATATTTCGACCTGGAATAGCACTTAATTTAAAGCGGGCAATGCTTGGTTATTTACTTGATTTTGGTGCTTTTCACTTCTCTCCTTTTGACCTTTGTCTTTTATTATAGCAACGTGTATGGTGAAAGTTAACTATAAAATAAAGCTTATAAttctaatttgaaaataaaaggaaaaaaataattttgttttacgTATAACAGAAAATAACAACTATTAAAAGTATTGAttgattttttaaagaaataataaaaagctTCTCTATTAAAGCATTTGTATCTaaacacttaaattaaaaaatgaaaaaataaaaaagaaataggaaaatacaAGAATGTTGGTGTAGGTATTCGAACCTTGTACCTCAAAGACAAAACCATCTTTAAAACTACCCTTCAACCATTAGGCCGCCCAGTGGTTAAGTATATAATAGAGAcaacattttggttccggactcaaaatttattgttctttcACAGGCTTTTCATGGACTGGACCCTTGTATTGTCACTGAAGCTTGGTACTCCTTCAGTTTGCTTTTTCATGCATCAGTGAAAGTCCATTTTTCCTTGCTTTTCTGGCGAAGATTTACTATCTATGTTGGTTTGGTTCTCGTATTTTGTCTCTGAACATGGCTATGTCAGGATCCTTTTCATGTACTGGAGCTCAGCAGTTTGCTTGCACAGGACAATGGTCCAGCAGAATCTGTATCTGTTTGCAGGACTATTCGGAGAGTCCTGGAAAAAAGTAACTCTGACTCGTGGACTTGACCGTATTTGATTCCTTTTTATGTTAACTTTAGTTATTTTTTATGGCGGTGATATGCTAGTTAATTTGCGTGCACCTCTATTGTTTCATTAGTGagtaataatatcaataatataataGCTTTTGCAATAGGAAGAAATTCTCTGGTGTTTTTGCGTTGGGTGAGTTTCCAATGTTTGTAGTCATTTTGTTAAACGTTAGGCCACATATATACTTCATTGATCGTGTTAGATTAGTAGATATCTAAAGAAGGAAAACACATGGATTTGTCTAAGAAGGCAACTAGTCATACTTTAACGGCTTAGATTAGTTCTTTGATGTCGGTTCTGTTTCTAGTTCTAGTAATGAAAAGAATTTGCTATTACAAACAAAGAGGAAGTCGTAGAAAAAGTACGTAGTAGCTAGGGTGTCTCAGAGCAGAAGGTGAAGTGCATGCATTTGTGAATGGGGTTGGCAGTTGACCTCTTTAACTTTCACGCCACAAAGTTCAATCTAAAAGGAATGTCATTGTTGATCATAATTGCCTAGTTATTCCATCTTGTTGATTCTGTTTCAAAATGCCTCTTGACCTCTTCTAGGTTGTAGACGTCTCAAGGTTTcctatctgctaaattattggtGGATAGAGTTAGAACAATCGGCTGTGATACGGGTACCATCCACATAAAAAAAATGTTGTAAGTGCCTTGaaggtatttcaattttccatTACTAAGGTTTCTatagttctaaaacataaaattTTTACTTGTGAGTTCCTTTTCCAGATGGTAAAGATAACAAATTAATTACTatgatttgagttgtgaattcCTGACCACTAGGATGTTTCTGGGTCtcaaaaaattgaaatggaaatGGTGTACTTTCCTGTTTTCTCATGTATTTACTTGCGTAACATATTTAAAGCTAATTCTGCCAACAGAAGTTTACCGGTCTATGGATTCACATATTGTATTTCAAATACTTTCAGTTCAAATGTATAGTATGATATGAATCTAAAAGTAGTGGCGTACGCAGGATTTTTCTTAAGTGGTGTCACTATTAAAGAAGCGAGCAATGAAAAATTCATGAAAATGattttttaggaaaagaaaaactatTCAAATCATAGTACTTAATACGTGATTTCAAGGTCGAAAGGAGcttcttgaagatatgctactaCTGCAATATTGTCATTTAAATGACATTTTCGAATTGTTAAAAGTTTTACTTTGATCTAATTTTATGGACAACTTTGataatttaattttgaaatcttGAGAGACGCTTTAGAGAAAATTTTCAAATAAATTTAAGCTGAACTACAAATTAAAATATCAATTAACTCAACTTTGAATTTTACCCGCAAAGAAGAACAATGAATACCGTTAAGAAGTtctaaccaaaaagaaaaaaaatgaggaagaTAACTTAAATGGGACCAACAGCGAGCTCATTGTAGAGAAAGAAGTACAATACGTTTCCGACAGGTACTATGATTTTAAGTTTGGTAAAATAACCTTGTTATAGAAGCACTCAGATATTTGTTGTAAGTTGTAACTAAATTATTTGTTGTTTATTCTCCTAGTTGGAGACTTTCAGGTGAGCTCAAAACATATTTAAAACACACAAAACGTAAGCGAGGAGATTGGAACCGCTGACAGAGCACTAAGCATTGAGGCGCTCAACCATCAAACCAGCGGGCAAGTGGTGTCACTTTAAATATTTTCTATGCTGATACGTTTTCTTGTGTATTATTTCTACATatattttgtaaaactttccgacgaagcggtgtcacgtgacaccACTTCAACCAAGGTGCATCTGCCCCTGTATAAAAGCGGAAGACAAAAAATTAAAGATAAAGGATAGAATTTGAGAATAGACGCAATAAAGTAGTAATTGAAAACAATTGACAAAGATCAATCACCCAACACTTACATAACAAAGTGAACCTAAACTAGAGGAATGCCTTCAAGTGGTAGTGTGATTCCACTTGAAGAATACACTTGAATAAGTTGTCATCAACAATGACAAACCACCATTACACCTCTCAAAGAATCTTTATCATTCATCAAAATTAGTCTCTCTAAAATGAAGGCCTTAAGGGCTATTTATACTAGAATGGGTATTTGACCACAAAAGACCCAAATGCCCCTAAGCTAATTCTAAGGAACTAAGTGGGGTCACTTATTACAAGTAGCCTCCAATTACATGTAGTCTTCACTTGATGGCAAATTACACATATAGCCTCCAATTGCGAAAATAGCCATCAGTTGACTACTAAAAAGCATGTTGGCTATCTTGGATCGTATCATCCTccccttcttgaaaagaattcgtcctcgaattcgaACCTTGCAAACATGGAAAGGAATGAGGATAAATATTAACTCATCAACATGCAAATATATGCATGGTAATGATAAAACAAGAAAGTGTCCATGCATTCTTTTGACCAGATTCTTCCTAATAGGCACAAAAATTCCTCTAAAATCATGTACAAAACATCATCACTTTGAGTCATAAAATCTCCCGAGT of the Nicotiana tabacum cultivar K326 chromosome 7, ASM71507v2, whole genome shotgun sequence genome contains:
- the LOC107832326 gene encoding non-specific lipid transfer protein GPI-anchored 31, whose protein sequence is MASKMNSFALFCLVLMWAFSSTTVESASRQAAPAPAVDCNNLVLNLADCLSFVTNGSTEKKPQGTCCSGLKMVLKTDAECLCEGFKNSAQLGVVLNVTKAMALPAACHVSAPSVSNCGLTTDTGAAPALSPIAVSPTTSAAVAPTIAEGASEVAPAPAPGSSDSTTLGLSIGQLVLTVMAVAFSWF